TATTGCGCCGATTGCTCTGCCCAACCCCAGATCGAAACCCAGGAGCCTTGCTGAATAGGTAATCGCCAGTACGTTAATAGCGGGGCCGGAGTAAAGGAAGGCAATAGCGGGTCCAATTCCAGCGCCTCTCTTGTATATTCCGCCAAACAGGGGAAGAACCGTACAGGAACATACTGCCAGAATTGTTCCAGAAACAGATGCGACGCCATATGAAAGAAAGCGATTGGCGCCAGGGCCGAAATATTTGAGTACCGATTTCTGGGAAACAAAAACCGATATCGCGCCAGCTATAAAAAAGGCGGGAACAAGGCAGGTTATTACATGAGCTGAGAGATATTCCAGCAGTGCATTCCATCCCCCTGCAACCAAATCGGTAATCAGTTCCATTTACCTAATGCTCCTTTGTGAACGGGTACCCTGGATCCGTGGTGAAATCTGCCATGTTGATTCTAATCATTTTTTCAACGGGGATTCGCAGCTACATATTATATAAATGCGTATATGCGCTTATATGAATTATAACTCTCGGTTTAATACCGTGTCAATACGGTGATCCGTATCGCACTTTATACTTATGGAGTGTAATACTCTATCTGCTATAATCAGGTACAAGATGAATGGATCAATTGCCCTTTATGTTCACATCCCTTTTTGCATACAAAAGTGTTCTTATTGCTCTTTCGTCTCTTATGCTGGTCGTCAAAATGATATTGAGCAGTATTGTCAGGTGTTAATCAAAGAAATTCGCAGGCGTGTTGGTAAACGGTTGGTGAAGTGCGTTTATTTTGGGGGCGGTACTCCAAGCTTGATACCCATCAGGTGTATTGAGAATCTGATGGAAAAAATACTCAGCATTTCTCAATCACTCGATATTGAAGTAAGCCTAGAAGCGAACCCCGGAACTATTGGAGTTCAACATCTCAAAGAACTAAGACGTATCGGAGTAAACCGGCTGAGCATTGGCGCGCAAAGCCTCGATAATCGAGACCTGGAATTAATGGGGCGTCTGCATAATTCGGCTGCTGTGATAGAAGCAATGAAAAGTGCTCGTAGTGCCAGATTTGATAATATTAATCTTGATTTAATTTATGGAATCCCCGGGCAGTCAATATCATCATGGAAGCAGACTCTTGAAGGGGCTATTGACCTCGAACCGGAACATTTATCTCTTTATGGCTTAAGCCTTGAGTCTGGCACTGAAATGATGAATTTGATAGAGTGTGGAGCACTGCCTCAGATTAATCCGGATGATAGCGCTGATCAGTACGAGTTTGCGGAAGAAATACTGGCTGGAAAAGGGTATCACCATTACGAGATTTCAAACTGGGCAAAAGCAGGGTATGAGTGTATTCATAATCTGGTTTACTGGAAACATGAGGAATATATTGGCGTGGGCGCCGGAGCCTGTTCGTATCTGGGTGGTCATCGTTTCAGTAATACTCCCAGCCTGGATAAATATTTAACATCGTTTACTGAAGAGGGTGGTGAAGTAACCGAAAGCGATGAACCCATCAATCCCGAATTGGCAGCTGCCGAAGCGGCAATCCTGTCCCTAAGGCTCGACGAAGGTATTAATATCGAAAAATATAACCAGGATTACAATACAAACCTTATATCTGTGTATAATAAGCAGATAGATGAGCTTGAGAGCTACGGATTACTAGAAAACGACGGGGTTAACATAAAGTTAACCCCGAAAGGCAGATTATTGGGCAATGAGGTTTTCTGGAGATTTCTTCCAGAAGCAATAGAATAGATTGACATACGCTTGATAGTGATGGAGCAAAAATGAACCAGGACTCAATTAGAAATTTCTGTATAATCGCACATATTGACCATGGCAAATCAACCTTGGCTGACAGGCTTATTGAGATCGCAGGGGGGATGGGGCGGGCTAAAATCACCGAGCAGGTTATGGATAGTATGGAGCTTGAGCGCGAACGGGGAATTACCATCAAGGCCAAGGCGGTCAGGCTGAATTACAAAAACCGTGCCGGTCATCAATTCCTGCTGAATCTTATCGATACCCCGGGCCACGTTGACTTTTCTTATGAAGTTTCGCGTACTCTGGTTGCTTGTGAAGGGGCAGTGTTGGTTATAGATGCAACCCAGGGAATACAGGCTCAGACCTTAGCTAATATCTATATTGCCATGGAGCACAACCTGGTTGTGATTCCGGTGATAAACAAAATTGATCTTCCTGGTAGCGAGCCTGAGCGTGTTATGGAAGAAATTGAAAGCGTTTTGGGGTACAAGCCTAGCGAAACCTTTTTAATCAGCGCAAAAACCGGTCAAGGGGTATCTGAACTGGTGGAGGCAATTGTAGAACGGATTCCTCCTCCAGCAGGGGATTTGAACCTTCCTCTCAGAGCTCTCATTTTCGATTCCCGCTACGATGATTATAAGGGAGTAATTGCCTATGTGCGGGTCGTTGACGGCAGGCTGCAAAAAGGCAGCAAGGTTCGGCTGATTGGAGAAGGCACCCAAATGGAAGTACTGGAGCTGGGTTACTTTTCTCCTGGACCCACTCCGGCCGACTCTTTGCAGGCGGGTGAAGTTGGTTATATAGCTACCGGTTTGAAAAGCGTTGCAGAATGCCGGGTTGGTGATACGGTAACCGTTACTCCAGGCGGAGCCCGGGAACCGCTTATAGGTTATGAGTTACCCAAGCCAATGGTGTATGCCGGTGTATATCCCACCCAGGCTGATGACTATGCAGACCTCAGAGAGGCAATTGAGAAGCTGCATTTAAATGATGCCTCACTGACCTTCGAGCCAGAATCAAGCCCCATTTTAGGGCAGGGTTTTCGTTGTGGATTCCTGGGTCTGTTACATCTTGACATTGTTGTTGAGCGGTTAGAAAGAGAATTTTATCTTTCCCTGGTGGTAACTGTTCCGGGAGTAAAGTTTCTGGTCACTATGACGAGCGGTGAAATATTAGATATAACCAGTCCGGTAGATTTCCCTGATCCATCCGAAATTGCAAAAATCGAAGAGCCCTGGGTAAAGATTTCTGTGGTTACCCCTTCCAATTTTATTGGAGCATTAATGGAAGTCATGCAGGAATACGAAGGAGTTTACAAGCATACTGAATATCTTGGCCAGTTTACCGCTTTGGGCGAGACTGGGCAAAGAGTGCGGCTTGAGTATGAGATGCCGCTGAGAAGCATGCTTACTACTTTTTATGATCAGCTTAAAAGCCGCAGCCGTGGATATGCATCTCTAGACCATGAATTATTAGGTTACAGGGAGGCACGTCTGGTAAAACTGGATGTTTTGGTTAATGATATGAAGGTGGATGCTTTCAGTCGGATAATTCCGCCAGAAAAAGCTCATGAAATTGGAAAGGCTGTAGTAGCCAAGCTGAAAGAGGTGATTCCGCGCCAGCTTTTTAAAGTTCCTCTTCAAGCTGCTATCGGCGGCCGTATTGTGGCCAGAGA
This window of the Dehalococcoidales bacterium genome carries:
- the hemW gene encoding radical SAM family heme chaperone HemW is translated as MNGSIALYVHIPFCIQKCSYCSFVSYAGRQNDIEQYCQVLIKEIRRRVGKRLVKCVYFGGGTPSLIPIRCIENLMEKILSISQSLDIEVSLEANPGTIGVQHLKELRRIGVNRLSIGAQSLDNRDLELMGRLHNSAAVIEAMKSARSARFDNINLDLIYGIPGQSISSWKQTLEGAIDLEPEHLSLYGLSLESGTEMMNLIECGALPQINPDDSADQYEFAEEILAGKGYHHYEISNWAKAGYECIHNLVYWKHEEYIGVGAGACSYLGGHRFSNTPSLDKYLTSFTEEGGEVTESDEPINPELAAAEAAILSLRLDEGINIEKYNQDYNTNLISVYNKQIDELESYGLLENDGVNIKLTPKGRLLGNEVFWRFLPEAIE
- the lepA gene encoding translation elongation factor 4; translation: MNQDSIRNFCIIAHIDHGKSTLADRLIEIAGGMGRAKITEQVMDSMELERERGITIKAKAVRLNYKNRAGHQFLLNLIDTPGHVDFSYEVSRTLVACEGAVLVIDATQGIQAQTLANIYIAMEHNLVVIPVINKIDLPGSEPERVMEEIESVLGYKPSETFLISAKTGQGVSELVEAIVERIPPPAGDLNLPLRALIFDSRYDDYKGVIAYVRVVDGRLQKGSKVRLIGEGTQMEVLELGYFSPGPTPADSLQAGEVGYIATGLKSVAECRVGDTVTVTPGGAREPLIGYELPKPMVYAGVYPTQADDYADLREAIEKLHLNDASLTFEPESSPILGQGFRCGFLGLLHLDIVVERLEREFYLSLVVTVPGVKFLVTMTSGEILDITSPVDFPDPSEIAKIEEPWVKISVVTPSNFIGALMEVMQEYEGVYKHTEYLGQFTALGETGQRVRLEYEMPLRSMLTTFYDQLKSRSRGYASLDHELLGYREARLVKLDVLVNDMKVDAFSRIIPPEKAHEIGKAVVAKLKEVIPRQLFKVPLQAAIGGRIVAREDISARRKDVLAKCYGGDITRKRKLLEKQKEGKKKMKMIGQVEVPKEAFLSIMKLG